A part of Solicola gregarius genomic DNA contains:
- a CDS encoding response regulator transcription factor, whose translation MHILLVEDDDRVVAALRPALHRANLRVDRAATAAEALGRLEGIDLILLDMGLPDQDGLALCRQIRMTSEVPIIAVTARREESMVVAALRSGVDDYVTKPYRLAELVARIDAVMRRFDKHPAADVDEFGRIRIDAGARRAYVDEQPISLARKEFDLLHLLVRSNGDLVTREAIMETIWATSWVGASRTIDVHVATLRAKLGEPTLIETVRGAGYRLAGVLDA comes from the coding sequence ATGCACATCCTGCTGGTCGAGGACGACGACCGGGTGGTCGCGGCGCTGAGGCCCGCGCTGCACCGGGCGAACCTGCGAGTCGACCGCGCCGCCACGGCCGCGGAGGCGCTGGGCCGACTCGAGGGCATCGACCTGATCCTGCTCGACATGGGGCTGCCCGATCAGGACGGCCTGGCGCTCTGCCGCCAGATCCGGATGACCAGTGAGGTCCCGATCATCGCGGTCACGGCCCGCCGTGAGGAGTCGATGGTGGTCGCGGCACTGCGCTCCGGTGTCGACGACTATGTGACGAAGCCGTACCGGCTCGCCGAGCTGGTCGCGCGGATCGACGCCGTCATGCGCCGCTTCGACAAGCATCCCGCGGCGGACGTCGACGAGTTCGGCCGCATCCGCATCGATGCGGGTGCGCGTCGGGCGTACGTCGACGAGCAGCCGATCTCCCTTGCACGTAAGGAGTTCGATCTTCTGCACCTGCTCGTACGAAGTAATGGTGACCTGGTGACGCGCGAGGCGATCATGGAGACGATCTGGGCGACGTCGTGGGTCGGAGCGTCGCGCACGATCGACGTCCACGTCGCCACTCTTCGCGCCAAGCTGGGCGAGCCGACCCTCATCGAGACGGTACGCGGAGCGGGCTACAGGCTCGCCGGCGTACTGGACGCGTAG
- a CDS encoding TRAP transporter permease translates to MPAPTATDGDAERHPQGVDDGAVDAKPVDTAALATEFDEERPARRLSVRLDLFVNLWCFLVSIFVLRQVFSPLDLGNQYYLVYFLALTLPLVFLCYRARASRKPKDGAEAVALAARKDDPGILDWVLAIVALVVGLYPVLPIPETANGFGGFEGFLDRQGSLLTYDVVAGVILMVLVLEATRRTTGLVLPIVCVVFFCYAYYGGYLPIEWSISHIGLDIEQIVNALYNEASGFFGVPLDVAATYIVLFTIYGAVLDRMGAGRFFVEFAFSLFRKSGTAPGRTVATSGFLLGTVSGSGTATAVTLGSFAWPILKRAGYPRESAGGMLAASGIGAILSPPTMGAAAFIIAEYLGVSYFSVLGWAIIPTLLYYLGIFLAVEIDARRFGARRVELAIGSPLRLLLRSGYHFISLGVIVFFLANDIPPFRAVVYATGVAALFGLAEAVLSRRPVVSGIDEDEDLDADPLPLKQSLLSYVSRLYAALSAGVRTSLPVVAVCAAAGIITSVIAKTGLGQTLADMLVDAAEVLAPNDSAMIVLTALFSAIAILILGLAVPVTASFILSWVIIGPALIGLGIGSPEVAMFIFYYAVLSEVSPPTALAAVASSAITGGRVIPTMMQACKYTLPAFLAPLAFVATDNGRLLLARGDAVDIGWAFVACGLAVGALAVATSGWMFGPTGLIERVLCLPAALLLLYLEPISIAIGVALLVVAAAYHLAVRGRGGGDRTQPDPATT, encoded by the coding sequence ATGCCTGCACCAACAGCGACCGACGGCGATGCCGAGCGGCACCCGCAAGGAGTCGACGACGGGGCCGTCGACGCCAAGCCGGTTGACACGGCGGCGTTGGCCACCGAGTTCGACGAGGAGCGCCCGGCACGCCGTCTCTCGGTGCGCCTGGATCTGTTCGTCAACCTGTGGTGCTTTCTGGTCTCGATCTTCGTGCTGCGGCAGGTGTTCTCGCCACTCGACCTCGGCAACCAGTACTACCTGGTGTACTTCCTCGCGCTCACGCTGCCGCTGGTGTTCCTCTGCTACCGCGCGCGGGCGTCACGCAAGCCGAAGGACGGCGCCGAGGCCGTGGCACTCGCCGCGCGCAAGGACGATCCGGGCATCCTCGACTGGGTGCTGGCGATCGTCGCGCTCGTCGTCGGGCTCTATCCCGTGTTGCCCATCCCGGAGACGGCAAACGGTTTCGGCGGGTTCGAGGGATTCCTCGACCGGCAGGGTTCGTTGCTCACGTACGACGTGGTCGCCGGCGTGATTCTGATGGTGCTGGTGTTGGAGGCGACCCGGCGTACGACCGGTCTCGTGCTGCCGATCGTATGTGTGGTGTTCTTCTGCTACGCGTACTACGGCGGGTATCTGCCGATCGAGTGGTCGATCTCCCATATCGGCCTCGACATCGAGCAGATCGTCAACGCCCTGTACAACGAGGCGAGCGGGTTCTTCGGCGTACCTCTGGACGTCGCCGCGACGTACATCGTGCTGTTCACGATCTACGGTGCCGTGCTCGACCGGATGGGCGCGGGCCGGTTCTTCGTGGAGTTCGCATTCTCGCTGTTTCGCAAGTCGGGTACGGCGCCCGGGCGTACGGTCGCGACGTCCGGCTTCCTGCTCGGTACGGTTTCGGGCTCGGGCACGGCCACGGCGGTGACGCTCGGCTCGTTCGCGTGGCCGATCCTCAAGCGGGCGGGCTATCCACGCGAGTCCGCCGGTGGCATGCTCGCCGCGTCGGGCATCGGTGCGATCCTCTCGCCGCCGACCATGGGCGCCGCGGCGTTCATCATCGCGGAGTACCTCGGGGTCTCGTACTTCTCGGTGCTCGGCTGGGCGATCATTCCGACGCTGCTGTACTACCTCGGCATCTTCCTCGCCGTCGAGATCGACGCCAGGCGGTTCGGTGCGCGCCGGGTCGAGCTGGCGATCGGCAGCCCGCTGCGGCTGTTGCTCCGGTCCGGGTACCACTTCATCAGCCTCGGGGTGATCGTGTTCTTCCTCGCCAACGACATCCCGCCGTTCCGCGCCGTCGTGTACGCAACGGGCGTCGCGGCCCTGTTCGGGCTGGCGGAGGCCGTCCTGTCCCGCCGACCCGTCGTGAGCGGCATCGACGAGGACGAGGACCTGGATGCCGACCCACTGCCCCTGAAGCAGTCGTTGCTCTCGTACGTCTCGCGGCTCTACGCGGCGCTGTCCGCGGGAGTACGTACCAGCCTGCCTGTCGTCGCGGTGTGCGCCGCCGCCGGGATCATCACCTCCGTCATCGCCAAGACCGGGCTCGGCCAGACGCTGGCCGACATGCTGGTCGACGCGGCCGAGGTGCTCGCGCCGAACGACTCCGCGATGATCGTGCTGACGGCATTGTTCTCGGCCATCGCGATCCTGATCCTCGGCCTCGCCGTACCGGTGACGGCATCCTTCATCCTGAGCTGGGTGATCATCGGGCCGGCGCTGATCGGCCTCGGCATCGGGTCGCCCGAGGTCGCGATGTTCATCTTCTACTACGCAGTGCTTTCGGAGGTGTCGCCGCCGACGGCACTCGCCGCGGTCGCGTCGTCGGCAATCACCGGCGGCCGGGTGATTCCGACCATGATGCAGGCGTGCAAGTACACATTGCCCGCATTCCTTGCCCCGCTGGCGTTCGTGGCAACAGACAACGGTCGGCTGCTCCTCGCTCGGGGTGACGCCGTTGACATCGGATGGGCGTTCGTTGCCTGTGGGTTGGCGGTCGGCGCACTCGCGGTGGCGACGAGTGGCTGGATGTTCGGACCGACCGGCCTCATCGAGCGAGTCCTGTGCCTGCCGGCCGCCCTGCTGCTGCTCTACCTCGAGCCGATCTCCATCGCGATCGGTGTCGCCCTGCTCGTCGTCGCCGCGGCGTACCACCTTGCCGTACGCGGGCGGGGCGGCGGCGATCGTACGCAACCCGATCCAGCAACAACCTGA
- a CDS encoding TAXI family TRAP transporter solute-binding subunit: MKRTIRMTALGLAAVMALSACGGQRDDDDAGSDADEDSCDPGSGRVNIATGNSTGVYFVMGGGFAELINDETDLQATSAETGASVQNIEQVVAGDYDIGFSLADSAADAINGDGDFGSPQDISTLGRIYPNYTQVVVRKDAGIDSIADFEGKAISTGSPQSGTEVIANRLIEASGLEVDDVKAQRLDLTQTIDGMKDGSIDGFVWSGGLPTPALTDLFTSMGDEMEFVDPTPLLPKLKQVNEVYTEGSVPAATYGLDKDVPSIVVPNVLVVRNDMPDNLACGLTDLLYSETDELVDVHPSAKDIKVETATDTGPIPVHPGSQRALDELSQ; this comes from the coding sequence ATGAAGCGAACGATTCGGATGACCGCGCTCGGTCTGGCAGCGGTCATGGCGCTGAGCGCATGTGGCGGTCAGCGCGATGACGACGACGCCGGGTCCGACGCCGACGAGGACAGCTGCGATCCCGGTTCCGGACGGGTCAATATCGCGACCGGGAACTCGACGGGCGTGTACTTCGTCATGGGCGGTGGTTTCGCCGAGCTGATCAATGACGAGACCGATCTGCAGGCAACCTCGGCCGAGACCGGCGCGTCCGTGCAGAACATCGAGCAGGTCGTCGCCGGCGACTACGACATCGGCTTCTCGCTCGCGGACTCGGCGGCCGATGCGATCAACGGGGACGGCGACTTCGGGAGCCCGCAGGACATCTCGACGCTCGGCCGCATCTACCCGAACTACACCCAGGTCGTCGTACGCAAGGACGCCGGGATCGACTCGATCGCCGACTTCGAGGGCAAGGCGATCTCGACCGGGTCACCGCAGTCGGGCACCGAGGTGATCGCGAACCGGTTGATCGAGGCGTCCGGCCTCGAGGTCGACGACGTGAAGGCGCAGCGGCTCGACCTCACGCAGACGATCGACGGGATGAAGGACGGCAGCATCGACGGGTTCGTATGGTCCGGCGGGCTGCCGACGCCGGCACTCACCGACCTGTTCACGTCGATGGGCGACGAGATGGAGTTCGTGGATCCCACGCCGCTGCTGCCGAAGCTGAAGCAGGTCAACGAGGTGTACACGGAGGGCTCGGTGCCTGCTGCGACGTATGGGCTCGACAAGGACGTGCCCTCGATCGTGGTGCCGAACGTGCTGGTGGTCCGCAATGACATGCCCGACAACCTCGCGTGTGGTCTGACCGACCTGCTGTACAGCGAGACCGACGAGCTGGTCGACGTACACCCGTCGGCGAAGGACATCAAGGTCGAGACCGCGACCGACACGGGACCGATCCCGGTCCACCCGGGGTCGCAGCGCGCCCTCGACGAGCTCTCCCAGTAA
- a CDS encoding MaoC family dehydratase yields the protein MRVLTGREEVAAAAGEELGVSDWLRITQERIDAFADATGDHQWIHVDPERAASGPFGKTIAHGYLTLSLVPFFGSEVFAFGGDGAKLNYGTNKVRFPAPVPVGSRIRARIELAQVSEIPAGQQCVVKYTVELEGSEKPACIAETVVLLLDRA from the coding sequence ATGCGCGTACTCACTGGCAGGGAAGAGGTTGCGGCGGCCGCGGGCGAGGAGCTCGGCGTCAGTGACTGGCTGCGGATCACCCAGGAGCGCATCGACGCGTTCGCCGACGCGACGGGTGACCATCAATGGATCCACGTCGATCCCGAGCGGGCCGCATCGGGCCCGTTCGGGAAGACGATCGCGCATGGGTACCTGACCCTCTCGTTGGTGCCGTTCTTCGGGTCCGAGGTGTTCGCGTTCGGCGGCGACGGCGCGAAGCTGAACTACGGCACGAACAAGGTTCGTTTTCCGGCGCCGGTACCGGTCGGCTCCCGGATCCGCGCGCGGATCGAGCTCGCCCAGGTCAGCGAGATACCCGCCGGCCAGCAGTGCGTCGTGAAGTACACGGTGGAGCTCGAGGGCTCCGAGAAGCCGGCCTGCATCGCGGAGACCGTCGTCTTGTTGCTCGACCGGGCCTGA
- a CDS encoding adenosine deaminase, with amino-acid sequence MPMDEKLVRAAPKALLHDHLDGGLRPQTVLELATEVRHPLPADDVESLGQWFRDAADSGSLERYLETFDHTVAVMQRADQLERVARECVEDLAADGVVYAEVRWAPEQHLAEGLTAPEAIDAVQGGFDRGMAEAAENGHPIVVRQLLTAMRHQARSREIAELAVAYRDAGVAGFDIAGAEAGFPPTRHLDAFEYLQRENAHFTIHAGEAFGLPSIWEAIQWCGADRLGHGVRIIDDIALADPAGPRLGRLAAYVRDNRIPLEMCPTSNLQTGAASSIADHPIGPLTELRFRVTVNTDNRLMSGTSMTREMLLLGDAFGYGPSDLLWFTVNAMKSAFLPFDERLRIINDVIKPGYAALT; translated from the coding sequence ATGCCGATGGATGAGAAGCTCGTACGCGCGGCGCCGAAGGCGCTGTTGCACGACCACCTCGACGGCGGACTGCGCCCGCAGACCGTGCTCGAGCTCGCCACGGAGGTACGCCACCCGCTGCCCGCCGACGACGTGGAGTCCCTCGGGCAGTGGTTCCGCGACGCGGCCGACTCGGGATCGCTCGAACGCTACCTGGAGACGTTCGACCACACGGTCGCCGTGATGCAGCGCGCCGACCAGCTCGAGCGCGTGGCGCGCGAGTGCGTCGAAGACCTCGCCGCCGACGGAGTCGTGTACGCGGAGGTGCGGTGGGCGCCGGAGCAGCATCTCGCCGAAGGGCTCACGGCACCCGAGGCAATCGATGCGGTGCAGGGCGGCTTCGACCGCGGCATGGCCGAGGCCGCCGAGAACGGTCACCCGATCGTCGTACGTCAGCTGTTGACGGCGATGCGGCATCAGGCCCGCTCGCGGGAGATCGCCGAGCTCGCCGTCGCGTACCGAGACGCCGGGGTCGCCGGCTTCGACATCGCCGGCGCCGAGGCGGGCTTCCCGCCGACCCGCCACCTCGACGCGTTCGAGTACCTGCAGCGGGAGAACGCGCACTTCACGATTCACGCGGGCGAGGCCTTCGGGCTGCCGTCGATCTGGGAGGCGATCCAGTGGTGCGGCGCCGACCGCTTGGGCCACGGCGTACGCATCATCGACGACATCGCCCTCGCCGACCCCGCCGGTCCGCGGCTCGGTCGGCTCGCGGCGTACGTGCGTGACAACCGGATCCCACTCGAGATGTGCCCGACCTCGAACCTCCAGACCGGTGCGGCGTCCTCGATCGCAGACCATCCGATCGGACCGCTGACCGAGCTGCGGTTCCGGGTGACCGTCAACACCGACAACCGGCTGATGAGCGGCACGTCGATGACGCGGGAGATGCTGCTCCTCGGTGACGCCTTCGGGTACGGGCCGTCGGACCTGTTGTGGTTCACGGTCAACGCGATGAAGAGTGCGTTCCTGCCGTTCGACGAGCGACTGCGGATCATCAACGACGTGATCAAGCCCGGCTACGCTGCGTTGACCTAG
- a CDS encoding substrate-binding domain-containing protein yields the protein MEGRHSAADRGTSRRVGPGPLVLGAAVIAFVVAVGLVIRWQTAGGGDAAASADSCGETVAIAASPDIADVVDEVVASSDDGCGTYEVEASSAADVAKALTSGEGMPDAWIPDSTVEVDRVAGVAATAPVVLEASLASSPVVVVGSEPAESSWRDVLAADDLSLGDPTSSTPAVMALIAARAEAQAAGASDDELKQDLVSVAQSGASSSDGSTAADQVTKLASDGGTAVASEQSVLANRSGAAKNLRMSVPDSGTLSLDYPLVLSASSERRDSTSAGVDALSIMLTSAQAQDAFAKAGFRSPEGAPVDDGVGDVKSSPMPRTDEVASLLSAWTLLSRPSRTLAVIDVSGSMQYAAGDSSRMALTVDAANAGRELFPDGSAMGLWAFSVGLGENGKDYLPLVPVRRLDAAVGGSSQRDVLEKATAGLIGRTGGGTGLYDSILAAYRAAQEGYDPKAVNSVVLLTDGENEDPGSIGLDKLLDTLESEADPDRPVVIVTIGITEDADVSALEAIAHETGGTSHVAVDPDDIANVFVEALANRG from the coding sequence ATGGAAGGACGCCATTCGGCGGCGGACCGTGGTACGTCGCGCCGTGTGGGGCCCGGTCCGCTGGTTCTGGGCGCTGCGGTGATCGCGTTCGTGGTGGCCGTCGGACTCGTCATCCGGTGGCAGACCGCAGGCGGAGGTGACGCGGCGGCGTCGGCCGACTCCTGTGGCGAGACCGTCGCGATCGCCGCGAGTCCCGACATCGCCGATGTCGTCGACGAGGTCGTGGCGTCGAGCGACGACGGCTGTGGGACGTACGAGGTCGAGGCCAGCTCGGCGGCAGACGTCGCGAAGGCGCTGACGTCCGGTGAGGGCATGCCCGACGCCTGGATCCCGGACTCCACGGTCGAGGTCGACCGGGTTGCGGGGGTCGCGGCCACCGCGCCGGTCGTGCTCGAGGCGTCGCTCGCATCGTCACCTGTCGTTGTCGTGGGCTCGGAACCGGCCGAGTCGAGCTGGCGCGACGTACTGGCGGCCGATGACCTCTCGCTGGGAGATCCGACCTCGAGTACGCCCGCCGTCATGGCGTTGATCGCGGCGCGGGCGGAGGCCCAGGCGGCCGGGGCTAGCGACGACGAGCTCAAACAGGACTTGGTGTCGGTCGCGCAGTCGGGTGCGAGCAGCTCCGACGGTTCAACGGCCGCCGACCAGGTCACCAAGCTGGCATCGGACGGAGGCACCGCAGTGGCCTCCGAGCAGTCGGTGCTCGCCAACCGGTCCGGCGCGGCGAAGAACCTGCGGATGTCCGTGCCGGACAGCGGCACCCTGTCGCTCGACTACCCGCTCGTACTGTCTGCGTCGTCCGAGCGTCGCGACTCCACGTCGGCGGGGGTCGACGCACTGTCCATCATGCTCACGTCGGCACAGGCACAGGACGCGTTCGCGAAGGCCGGGTTCCGGTCACCGGAGGGTGCGCCGGTCGACGACGGCGTCGGCGACGTGAAGAGCTCACCGATGCCCCGGACCGACGAGGTCGCCTCGCTGCTCAGCGCCTGGACGCTGTTGTCGCGCCCGAGCCGTACGCTCGCCGTCATCGACGTCTCGGGTTCGATGCAGTACGCCGCCGGCGACAGCAGTCGGATGGCGCTCACGGTCGACGCCGCGAATGCCGGTCGAGAGCTCTTTCCCGACGGCAGTGCGATGGGGCTGTGGGCGTTCTCCGTTGGACTCGGCGAGAACGGTAAGGACTATCTGCCGCTCGTGCCTGTTCGTCGCCTCGACGCCGCGGTCGGAGGGAGCAGCCAGCGCGACGTTCTGGAGAAGGCGACCGCGGGCCTGATCGGGCGGACCGGCGGCGGCACCGGGCTCTACGACTCGATCCTGGCCGCGTACCGCGCCGCGCAGGAGGGGTACGACCCCAAGGCGGTCAACAGCGTCGTGCTGCTGACCGACGGCGAGAACGAGGACCCCGGCAGTATCGGCCTCGACAAGCTGCTCGACACGCTCGAGAGCGAAGCCGACCCCGACCGTCCGGTCGTCATCGTCACGATCGGGATCACCGAGGACGCCGACGTGTCGGCCCTCGAGGCGATCGCGCACGAGACGGGCGGCACGAGCCACGTCGCCGTCGACCCCGATGACATCGCCAACGTGTTCGTCGAGGCGCTCGCCAACCGCGGCTAG
- a CDS encoding uridine kinase family protein — MTARPRARVVVLAGPSGSGKSRLAHRLGWPVLRLDDFYRDGDAPGLPMVGPGLVDWDDPRSWDVEQACDAIERLCREGHVDAPVYEIAANARVGHREVRVGGAEVFIAEGIFAPYVVEGCRSRGLLADAICVRHHRIVTFVLRLARDLRERRKPPRVLVRRGWALLRAEPSVVRAAEQMGCAPMTPLRAERRLRDLPS; from the coding sequence GTGACGGCGCGCCCCCGAGCGCGGGTCGTCGTCCTCGCCGGTCCGTCCGGATCCGGCAAGTCACGGCTCGCGCACCGGCTCGGCTGGCCCGTGCTCCGGCTCGACGACTTCTACCGCGACGGCGACGCACCCGGCCTGCCGATGGTCGGTCCCGGCCTCGTCGACTGGGACGACCCTCGCTCCTGGGACGTCGAGCAGGCCTGCGACGCGATCGAGCGGCTGTGCCGCGAGGGCCACGTCGACGCTCCCGTGTACGAGATCGCCGCCAACGCGCGGGTCGGACACCGTGAGGTACGAGTTGGCGGCGCCGAGGTGTTCATCGCCGAGGGGATCTTCGCTCCGTACGTCGTCGAGGGCTGTCGCTCTCGCGGTCTGCTGGCCGACGCGATCTGCGTGCGTCACCACCGCATCGTGACGTTCGTCCTGCGCCTCGCGCGAGATCTGCGCGAGCGGCGCAAGCCGCCTCGGGTGCTCGTTCGCCGCGGTTGGGCGCTGCTGCGCGCGGAGCCCTCGGTCGTACGCGCCGCCGAGCAGATGGGCTGCGCGCCGATGACCCCACTGCGTGCGGAGCGCCGGCTGCGCGACCTGCCGTCCTAG
- a CDS encoding RNA polymerase sigma factor, whose product MTTEQTVDLDDLARRASAGDQVALNQLLAAVQPRVMRLCQRILPVQQDAEEACQDVLMKIATKIGGYEGRSKFTTWLHVVASNAARQTYRSLKRRAAERPVDEMPTYADPRTTSVIAGSRLDLLEALETLERNQPDLVEALVMRDIGEIDYAEIARALDIPVGTAKSRIHRARQAMRPLLLVRE is encoded by the coding sequence ATGACGACCGAGCAGACCGTCGATCTCGACGACCTCGCCCGCCGCGCGTCGGCGGGTGACCAGGTTGCGCTCAACCAGCTACTCGCGGCCGTACAGCCGCGGGTCATGCGCCTGTGTCAGCGCATCCTCCCGGTCCAGCAGGATGCCGAAGAGGCCTGCCAGGACGTGCTGATGAAGATCGCGACGAAGATCGGGGGCTACGAGGGACGCAGTAAGTTCACCACCTGGCTGCACGTCGTCGCGAGCAACGCCGCGCGGCAGACGTACCGTTCGCTGAAGCGCCGCGCCGCGGAGCGCCCCGTCGACGAGATGCCGACGTACGCCGACCCGCGTACGACCAGCGTGATCGCCGGCAGCCGCCTCGACCTGCTGGAGGCGCTCGAGACCCTCGAACGCAACCAGCCCGATCTGGTCGAGGCGCTCGTGATGCGCGATATCGGAGAGATCGACTACGCCGAGATCGCACGCGCCCTCGACATCCCGGTCGGCACGGCCAAGTCGCGCATCCACCGTGCGCGGCAGGCCATGCGGCCGCTGCTGCTCGTACGGGAGTGA
- a CDS encoding serine/threonine-protein kinase, translating to MSLPHRLGRLRRISRIGSGGFATVWLYSDPDLQSYVAVKALADNWAARTDIRDRFLEEARILRRADSDHIVRVYDIGETDDGTPYFVMNYADRGTVAGLLNSPSRDLALIADLVSQAGAGLRRLHSMGILHRDVKPQNLLLAGDHTGSSRLMVADLGVAKAMLHASGITQVVGTPAYMAPEQADPTRGVDNRCDVHALGAVAYHLVTGRPVRTGGVEALFSPEPIRPPTTLVRDLPVSLDQVVLRAVAPDPAHRWPDVDSFSTAFVEAASRTHTRMYEPPRIESQVWHPDFPSPVSPPPLTPQSPVPPSPQSPVPPSSGRPTPPPRSSVRRSLFAVLAALVVVAVVVGAVLVLQELSDDDPAAGPDIELAGGWSDAKEVGESTWSYTSDEADLELVVSTAASEESVDDAAKEYMNSIESDGYTQEASKELTTEEQLGDWQVGWDLEYSKGDRYYWRWYFGNTSPETAGWVEINGPESNITSADQRENAEALLKAVREEVVVGTE from the coding sequence ATGTCCCTGCCTCATCGACTCGGTCGACTGCGGCGAATCTCTCGCATCGGATCGGGCGGGTTCGCCACGGTCTGGCTGTACTCCGACCCCGACCTGCAGTCGTACGTCGCGGTCAAGGCGCTGGCCGACAACTGGGCCGCGCGTACCGACATCAGGGACCGGTTCCTCGAGGAGGCGCGCATCCTGCGCCGCGCCGACTCCGACCACATCGTGCGGGTGTACGACATCGGCGAGACCGACGACGGTACGCCGTACTTCGTGATGAACTACGCCGATCGGGGGACCGTCGCCGGGCTGCTGAACTCACCGTCGCGTGACCTCGCGCTGATCGCCGACCTCGTCTCGCAGGCCGGCGCGGGGCTGCGCCGGCTGCACTCGATGGGCATTCTGCATCGCGACGTGAAGCCGCAGAACCTCCTCCTCGCCGGCGACCACACGGGCTCGTCCCGGCTGATGGTCGCCGACCTCGGCGTCGCGAAGGCGATGCTGCACGCGAGCGGCATCACCCAGGTCGTCGGTACGCCGGCGTACATGGCGCCGGAGCAGGCCGACCCCACCCGCGGCGTCGACAACCGCTGCGACGTCCACGCGCTCGGTGCGGTGGCGTACCACCTCGTGACCGGGCGGCCGGTGCGTACGGGCGGTGTCGAGGCGCTGTTCTCACCCGAGCCGATCCGGCCGCCGACCACCCTGGTGCGCGACCTGCCCGTGTCGCTCGACCAGGTCGTACTCCGGGCCGTCGCGCCCGATCCGGCCCACCGCTGGCCGGACGTCGACTCGTTCAGCACCGCGTTCGTCGAGGCTGCGTCGCGTACGCACACCCGGATGTACGAACCGCCGCGGATCGAGTCGCAGGTGTGGCACCCGGACTTCCCGTCGCCGGTGAGCCCGCCACCGCTGACCCCGCAGAGTCCCGTCCCGCCGTCGCCGCAGAGTCCCGTGCCGCCGTCGTCCGGTCGGCCAACGCCTCCGCCACGGTCGTCCGTACGCCGCAGCCTCTTCGCCGTGCTCGCCGCCCTTGTCGTGGTCGCGGTCGTGGTCGGCGCGGTGCTCGTGCTGCAGGAGCTCAGCGACGACGATCCGGCAGCCGGGCCGGACATCGAGCTCGCCGGCGGCTGGAGCGATGCGAAGGAGGTCGGCGAGTCGACCTGGTCGTACACCAGCGACGAGGCCGACCTCGAGCTGGTCGTCAGCACCGCGGCCTCGGAGGAGTCGGTAGACGACGCGGCCAAGGAGTACATGAACAGCATCGAGTCCGACGGCTACACCCAGGAGGCGAGCAAGGAGCTCACCACCGAGGAGCAGCTCGGTGACTGGCAGGTCGGCTGGGACCTCGAGTACTCCAAGGGCGACCGCTATTACTGGCGTTGGTACTTCGGCAACACGAGCCCCGAAACGGCCGGCTGGGTCGAAATCAACGGCCCGGAGTCGAACATCACGAGCGCCGACCAGCGGGAGAACGCCGAGGCGCTGCTCAAGGCCGTGCGCGAAGAGGTCGTCGTCGGCACGGAATAG